A window of the Xenopus laevis strain J_2021 chromosome 9_10L, Xenopus_laevis_v10.1, whole genome shotgun sequence genome harbors these coding sequences:
- the LOC108702007 gene encoding olfactory receptor 11A1, with translation MEVRQPEPEDISLEGSDQNQTSVLVFHFLGFGNIHSIQTPLFCGFLFVYVAIISGNLLIVFLVSFQKSLQSPMYFFLSHLSLCDVWCTTNIIPNMLKIILFGGGSISMTGCIIQFYLFGSLTTTQSFLLTVMSYDRYLAICYPLHYFSIMDFQRLLSLTTLSWLLGFLLTLIPSMLVSSLKFCGPSAINHFFCDLSPVLALSCSPKTSLIETVIIFSSIPVILFPFIFIIGTYLKILLTILKISSKRGRQKTFSTCSSHLIIVCTYYGTLIIVYMVPAKQHFSNVNKILSLLYIVVTPLFNPIIYSLRNKEIKTALWKIMSIKATGEVSI, from the exons ATGGAAGTTCGCCAGCCTGAACCTGAAGACATTTCTCTTG aGGGTTCAGACCAAAATCAGACCTCGGTCTTAGTATTCCACTTTCTTGGCTTTGGTAACATTCACAGCATACAAACCCCACTTTTCTGTGGATTTCTCTTTGTTTATGTTGCAATCATATCTGGGAATTTGCTTATTGTGTTTCTGGTTTCATTCCAGAAAAGCCTTCAGTCCCCGATGTATTTTTTTCTCAGCCACCTGTCATTGTGCGATGTGTGGTGCACCACAAACATTATTCCCAACATGCTAAAAATTATACTGTTTGGAGGAGGCTCCATCTCAATGACCGGCTGTATCATTCAGTTTTATCTCTTTGGCAGTCTAACGACTACACAGTCTTTTCTGCTTACAGTGATGTCTTATGATAGATACCTGGCCATCTGCTATCCACTGCATTATTTCTCAATAATGGACTTTCAGCGTCTCCTCAGTTTAACTACATTGTCATGGTTGCTTGGTTTTCTGTTAACTCTAATTCCCAGTATGCTGGTTAGTTCATTAAAGTTCTGTGGCCCTAGTGCCATTAACCACTTTTTTTGTGATCTTTCGCCAGTTCTTGCCCTTTCTTGCTCACCCAAGACCTCTTTAATTGAAACAGTAATAATATTTTCTTCGATCCCTGTCATTCTCTtcccatttatattcattataggAACATATCTTAAAATTTTGCTTACAATCCTTAAGATTTCTTCCAAAAGGGGGAGACAGAAAACATTCTCCACGTGCAGCTCACACCTGATCATTGTTTGCACGTATTATGGCACActtattattgtttatatggTTCCAGCCAAGCAGCacttttcaaatgtaaataagaTACTCtcattactgtatattgtggtaACACCATTATTCAATCCTATTATATACAGCCTGAGGAATAAAGAGATAAAGACTGCACTATGGAAAATAATGTCTATTAAAGCCACAGGAGAAGTATCCATTTAA
- the LOC121397959 gene encoding olfactory receptor 11L1-like — MSDANMTQVNYLLLQGFGNLHSFNTFCFIIVLIIFISTLIGNHLIIVLVSTSHPLHAPMYFFLSHLSVSDIILSLNIAPILLCTLLGGAQQVSFQGCIMQFSIFSAMTITECLLLLVMSYDRYLAICYPLRYASVMSIKTCIHFTALCWVLGFSIQLCGIVPITSLQFCHNNLIDHFYCDLSPLQRLACSDTSLVMLIVFVFAIPVFVLPCCLIIMSYIYIFITILRIPSTTGKRKAFSTCSSHLIVVATFYGTLITKYMLPSWGHSFLIDKVISLLHTVLTPLFNPVIYTLRNKDIIKAARTIFRKYCI, encoded by the coding sequence ATGTCTGATGCAAATATGACACAAGTGAATTATTTACTTCTTCAAGGATTTGGGAACCTTCATAGCTTCAACACGTTTTGCTTCATTATAGTTCTAATCATTTTCATTTCTACATTAATTGGAAACCATCTGATCATCGTATTAGTTTCAACCAGCCATCCTCTTCATGCCCCTATGTACTTCTTTCTGTCCCACCTCTCTGTGTCTGACATCATTCTGTCACTGAATATTGCTCCCATCTTGCTCTGTACCCTGCTGGGTGGGGCCCAACAAGTGTCTTTTCAAGGCTGCATAATGCAATTTTCAATATTTAGTGCCATGACGATTACAGAATGTCTTCTACTTTTGGTGATGTCTTATGATCGATACCTTGCTATCTGTTATCCTTTGCGTTATGCTTCTGTTATGAGCATCAAGACTTGTATCCATTTCACAGCATTGTGCTGGGTTCTTGGATTTTCAATACAGTTGTGTGGAATTGTCCCAATAACCAGTCTACAGTTTTGCCACAACAATCTCATTGATCATTTTTATTGTGATCTTTCACCCCTTCAAAGACTTGCATGCTCTGATACTTCGTTAGTAATGTTAATAGTGTTTGTTTTTGCCATCCCTGTATTTGTGCTTCCCTGCTGCTTAATCATCAtgtcttatatttatatttttatcaccaTACTAAGAATCCCATCCACAACAGGAAAGCGAAAAGCATTTTCAACGTGCAGTTCCCATCTGATTGTGGTGGCCACTTTTTATGGTACACTGATCACTAAATATATGCTCCCCTCCTGGGGTCATTCATTTCTCATTGATAAGGTAATATCTCTGTTGCACACTGTGCTAACCCCATTATTTAACCCAGTGATATACACTCTTAGGAACAAAGATATCATAAAAGCAGCAAGGACTATATttaggaaatactgtatataa